A section of the Campylobacter concisus genome encodes:
- a CDS encoding molecular chaperone has protein sequence MTSKGEFAAGRGLYYSLFSRFFVFSQGADRFAGVNAMLGLAAAHALNEESAAAIMRIQAKFDEKNPQNLVDEFDEIFHAPPSPLRNSLSYYDEGYEVGHACAKVRKILARTDLRRDEAKFKENEDNVGFVFALMSEFIARESELELYGELEEQLFKEVINPNVDEFIESLFNHKSSEIYKDVAVLLQGFIEFERVVLSAPRPINHGKNKKTLDGVSRSEAIRRQKNRVRKLKAMEEENAKK, from the coding sequence TTTTCGTTTTTAGTCAAGGCGCGGATAGATTTGCAGGTGTAAACGCGATGCTAGGCCTTGCCGCAGCGCACGCTCTAAACGAGGAATCGGCCGCTGCCATAATGCGCATACAGGCAAAATTCGACGAGAAAAATCCGCAAAATTTAGTGGATGAATTCGATGAAATTTTCCACGCTCCGCCAAGTCCGCTTAGAAACTCGCTGTCGTACTACGACGAGGGTTATGAGGTCGGGCATGCCTGCGCGAAAGTGCGTAAAATTTTAGCCCGCACCGACCTTAGACGCGACGAGGCTAAATTTAAAGAAAACGAAGACAACGTGGGCTTTGTATTTGCGCTGATGAGTGAATTTATCGCGCGAGAGAGCGAGCTGGAGCTATACGGCGAGCTTGAGGAGCAGCTTTTTAAAGAGGTCATAAATCCAAACGTCGATGAGTTTATAGAGAGTCTTTTTAATCACAAAAGTAGCGAAATTTACAAAGACGTCGCGGTACTACTGCAAGGATTTATCGAGTTTGAGCGCGTAGTTTTAAGCGCGCCGCGTCCTATAAATCACGGCAAAAACAAAAAGACTTTGGACGGAGTTTCAAGATCTGAGGCTATAAGAAGACAAAAAAACCGAGTGAGAAAGCTAAAAGCTATGGAGGAAGAAAATGCAAAAAAATAG
- a CDS encoding twin-arginine translocation signal domain-containing protein translates to MQKNRREFLKKAGLVGAVAATAGVATAAASNLKYGKSKKTEVLYKRSKNWDLYYEQAK, encoded by the coding sequence ATGCAAAAAAATAGGCGAGAATTTTTAAAAAAGGCGGGGCTAGTCGGAGCTGTAGCGGCTACGGCCGGAGTAGCGACGGCAGCGGCGTCAAACCTAAAATACGGCAAAAGCAAAAAGACCGAAGTGCTTTATAAAAGAAGCAAAAACTGGGATCTATACTACGAACAAGCAAAATAA